One Anaerobacillus alkaliphilus DNA window includes the following coding sequences:
- a CDS encoding ABC transporter ATP-binding protein: MVEVKKLFKKYGQKNVVEDVTVKIKKGTITSFIGPNGAGKSTVISMISRLIQRDSGEIFIEGKEISQSKSRDLAKKISILKQSNNINLRLTIRELVSFGRFPYSQGNLTKEDWKHVDEAIRYMELEEMQHKFLDQLSGGQRQRAYIAMVIAQDTEYVLLDEPLNNLDMKHSVQIMQVLRKLVDELGKTVVIVIHDINFASCYSDYIVALKDGKVVREGTTPEIINTEVLKEIYDMDIQIESINQNKICVYFT; encoded by the coding sequence ATGGTAGAAGTAAAGAAACTGTTTAAGAAATACGGTCAAAAAAACGTCGTCGAGGATGTTACGGTCAAAATAAAAAAAGGGACGATTACTTCATTTATTGGCCCTAACGGAGCAGGGAAGAGTACAGTTATTTCGATGATTAGTAGGTTAATTCAAAGAGATAGCGGCGAAATATTTATTGAGGGAAAAGAAATAAGTCAGTCAAAAAGTAGAGACCTAGCAAAAAAGATTTCCATACTAAAGCAATCAAACAATATTAATCTACGTTTGACGATTAGAGAACTAGTTTCGTTTGGACGGTTTCCATACTCCCAAGGAAATCTAACAAAAGAAGATTGGAAGCACGTTGATGAGGCAATTCGTTATATGGAGCTTGAAGAAATGCAACATAAGTTTCTTGATCAGCTGAGTGGTGGTCAAAGGCAAAGAGCTTATATCGCTATGGTTATAGCTCAAGATACTGAGTATGTCCTCTTAGATGAGCCTTTAAATAACCTCGACATGAAGCACTCTGTTCAAATTATGCAAGTGTTGCGAAAGCTTGTTGATGAACTAGGAAAGACTGTTGTTATTGTAATTCATGATATTAACTTTGCATCTTGTTATTCAGATTATATTGTTGCTTTGAAAGATGGGAAGGTTGTTCGTGAAGGGACTACACCAGAGATTATTAATACAGAAGTATTAAAAGAAATATATGACATGGATATTCAAATTGAATCTATTAATCAAAATAAAATCTGTGTGTACTTTACATAG
- a CDS encoding MarR family winged helix-turn-helix transcriptional regulator, with translation MDYRNYKLAESIGFQIVDAGRLVINRLNSNFKDNGYPVTHEQWSILIRLWEEDGLTQNKLATLTGKDQPSVSRLINNLEKNDLVMRVEHPVDKRTNLIFLTAKGKKLQIGLIEQAQKTIEQISHGVDKDELEQFLRVLKQITQNLST, from the coding sequence ATGGATTACCGAAATTATAAATTAGCAGAATCAATCGGATTTCAAATTGTCGACGCGGGGCGATTAGTGATTAACCGTTTAAATTCAAATTTTAAAGATAATGGCTATCCGGTTACACATGAACAATGGTCAATTTTAATAAGGCTATGGGAAGAAGATGGTTTAACGCAGAATAAACTTGCTACTCTTACTGGTAAAGATCAACCAAGTGTCTCCCGACTAATTAATAATTTAGAAAAAAATGATTTAGTGATGAGAGTCGAACATCCTGTCGACAAACGGACAAATCTTATATTCTTAACTGCTAAAGGGAAGAAACTACAGATTGGACTAATTGAGCAAGCTCAAAAAACAATTGAACAGATTTCACATGGAGTTGATAAGGATGAACTCGAGCAATTTCTCCGTGTGTTAAAGCAAATTACACAAAACTTAAGTACATAA
- a CDS encoding ABC transporter permease — MKKRYLFISLIILSCISLFIGVGSLNPSDLFRLTEDQLQLLFVSRFPRLISIIIAGVSLSICGLIMQQLTRNKFVSPTTAGTMDSARLGVLVALLLFASASPFQKMLVAFVFALAGTFIFMKILDKIKFKDAIFIPLVGIMFGNIIGSITTFFAYRYDLIQNMSSWMQGNFSLIIRGRYELLYISIPLVILAYLYANRFTVAGMGEEFSVNLGLNYRAVVNLGLIIVALVASVVLLTVGMIPFLGLIIPNIVSIYNGDNLKKNLSHTALLGAVFVLLCDILGRLIIYPYEIPIGLTVGVLGSGIFLYLLLRRRAYE, encoded by the coding sequence ATGAAAAAACGGTATTTGTTCATTAGTTTAATCATTTTATCTTGTATCTCGCTTTTTATTGGGGTAGGGTCGTTAAATCCCTCAGACCTTTTTCGTCTAACTGAAGACCAATTACAGTTACTATTTGTAAGTAGGTTTCCTCGATTAATAAGCATTATTATTGCGGGTGTAAGCTTAAGCATTTGTGGACTTATTATGCAGCAGTTAACAAGAAATAAGTTTGTTTCACCTACGACGGCAGGTACTATGGATTCTGCTAGATTAGGAGTTTTAGTAGCATTACTACTATTCGCATCAGCAAGTCCGTTCCAGAAGATGCTAGTAGCTTTTGTTTTTGCCTTAGCAGGAACCTTTATTTTCATGAAAATATTAGACAAAATAAAATTTAAAGATGCGATCTTTATTCCATTAGTTGGTATTATGTTTGGAAATATCATTGGCTCAATTACAACATTCTTTGCTTATCGATATGATCTCATTCAAAATATGTCGTCATGGATGCAAGGTAACTTTTCGTTAATTATTCGTGGTAGATATGAATTACTTTACATAAGTATACCGCTCGTTATACTCGCATATCTTTATGCGAATCGATTTACGGTAGCAGGTATGGGAGAAGAGTTTTCAGTTAACTTAGGACTTAATTATCGTGCAGTCGTGAATCTTGGTTTAATTATTGTTGCCCTAGTAGCTTCAGTGGTTTTACTGACAGTCGGAATGATCCCGTTTTTAGGGTTAATTATTCCGAATATTGTTAGTATCTATAATGGCGATAATCTGAAAAAGAACCTTTCTCATACAGCACTTTTAGGGGCAGTGTTTGTTCTTTTATGTGATATATTAGGACGTCTTATTATCTACCCTTATGAAATTCCAATTGGTTTAACAGTAGGAGTTTTAGGAAGTGGAATTTTCCTTTACCTACTATTGAGGAGAAGGGCTTATGAATAA
- a CDS encoding iron chelate uptake ABC transporter family permease subunit — protein MNKKTKISLLAVMAIALILLFIFLNIGNNWGYIVPRRGMKILAIVITGAAIAFSTVVFQTITNNRILTPSIIGLDSLYLLLQTFIVFVFGSTSFIVMNKNMNFLLSVSLMIIFAGVFYKILFKKEGRNIYFLLLIGLIVGTFFQSISTFMQVLIDPNEFMIVQDRMFASFNNVNTDIITLAIILLLATTLYFLRFMKYLDVLSLGRDEAVNLGVDYDYVVKRLLVVIAILVSVATALVGPITFLGLLVANVAYEFMKTYQHKYLFLGSILIAIVALVGGQLLVERVFTFSTTISVIIDFVGGVYFIYLLLRGNK, from the coding sequence ATGAATAAAAAGACAAAAATTAGCCTACTAGCAGTTATGGCCATAGCTCTGATCTTACTATTCATATTTTTAAACATAGGAAACAACTGGGGCTACATAGTTCCAAGAAGAGGAATGAAGATCCTAGCGATCGTTATTACTGGAGCAGCTATTGCCTTTTCCACAGTCGTGTTTCAGACGATTACCAATAACCGGATCTTAACACCAAGTATTATTGGTCTAGATTCTCTTTATCTATTACTACAAACCTTTATCGTTTTTGTATTTGGTTCTACTAGTTTCATTGTCATGAACAAAAATATGAATTTTCTCTTGTCAGTAAGTTTAATGATCATCTTTGCAGGGGTGTTTTATAAAATTCTCTTTAAAAAAGAAGGTCGTAACATTTATTTCCTATTATTAATTGGATTAATTGTTGGTACGTTTTTCCAAAGTATCTCAACCTTTATGCAAGTACTAATTGATCCAAATGAATTTATGATTGTTCAAGATCGTATGTTTGCCAGCTTTAACAATGTTAATACGGATATCATAACATTGGCTATTATTCTTCTACTAGCAACAACTTTATATTTCCTTAGATTTATGAAGTACTTAGATGTCTTGTCATTAGGGAGAGATGAAGCTGTAAACTTAGGCGTCGATTATGACTATGTAGTTAAACGTTTATTGGTGGTCATAGCTATTTTAGTATCGGTTGCAACTGCATTGGTAGGCCCGATTACGTTCTTAGGTTTATTAGTTGCTAACGTAGCTTATGAGTTTATGAAAACCTATCAACATAAATATCTTTTTCTAGGTTCAATCTTAATAGCCATTGTAGCCCTTGTTGGGGGGCAACTATTAGTTGAACGAGTGTTTACGTTCTCAACAACGATCAGTGTCATTATTGATTTTGTAGGTGGAGTATACTTTATCTACCTGTTATTAAGGGGGAATAAATAA
- a CDS encoding gamma-glutamylcyclotransferase — MKKHRVFVYGTLRQHEVNHSLLKQAMCLARQAWTNGILYDTTYGYPAMVTDKEERVYGEVYEISEDQLRRLDELEGYTGNPKEDLYDRVIQTIHTDHGRFDAYVYIFDDTKAAHLNRIDFGDWKCHQYIQQDQHLYFAYGSCMDDERFRKANVDHLFTRIRGCGIAKNYRLAYARRSNDGSRADMVEAEQWVEGKVYEITKDALDYLFFREGVYSGIYRPAFLDVEIAGKKHENVLTFLVIDKVEELAPPEHYALEILRGSKDFVSDEYYQKLVNDLKEKFNLKIK; from the coding sequence ATGAAGAAACATCGTGTTTTTGTTTATGGAACTTTACGACAACATGAAGTAAATCATTCATTACTAAAACAGGCTATGTGTCTTGCGAGACAGGCGTGGACAAATGGGATATTGTATGACACAACTTACGGCTATCCGGCAATGGTTACCGACAAAGAGGAACGGGTGTATGGAGAGGTTTATGAGATATCAGAAGACCAACTGAGAAGGCTTGATGAGTTAGAAGGGTATACTGGCAATCCAAAAGAAGATCTTTATGACCGTGTCATTCAAACGATCCATACCGATCATGGTCGTTTTGATGCGTATGTATATATATTTGACGATACTAAGGCTGCTCATTTAAACAGAATAGATTTCGGAGATTGGAAGTGCCATCAATACATCCAACAAGATCAACACCTCTATTTTGCCTACGGCTCTTGTATGGATGACGAGAGGTTTCGTAAAGCTAATGTAGACCATCTCTTTACGAGAATTAGGGGCTGTGGCATCGCTAAGAATTACAGACTCGCTTATGCGCGGCGTTCCAATGATGGTAGTAGAGCAGACATGGTAGAAGCGGAACAATGGGTTGAAGGTAAGGTGTATGAAATAACCAAAGATGCATTAGACTATTTATTTTTCCGTGAGGGAGTTTATAGCGGTATTTATCGACCTGCCTTTCTTGACGTTGAAATTGCTGGTAAAAAACATGAAAATGTCTTGACATTTTTAGTCATCGACAAAGTAGAAGAACTAGCACCACCAGAGCATTATGCACTAGAGATATTGAGAGGCTCAAAGGATTTTGTAAGTGACGAATATTATCAAAAACTTGTAAATGATTTGAAGGAGAAATTCAATTTAAAAATCAAGTAA
- a CDS encoding thioredoxin family protein: MVEVTEKMVEWHLLNKKQNIKIYFCYTPLCGTCKLAKKMIESWNEVNQDTTIYSINLNINRKLAMDWKIKSVPYIAVFVNGMKAHEFYAFHSIENIHRQLAPFVRHAGIIDEG, translated from the coding sequence ATGGTAGAAGTAACAGAAAAAATGGTTGAATGGCATTTGTTAAATAAGAAACAAAATATAAAAATTTATTTTTGTTATACTCCGTTATGCGGAACATGTAAATTAGCAAAAAAGATGATTGAGAGTTGGAATGAAGTAAATCAAGATACAACGATTTACTCGATAAATCTTAACATAAACCGGAAGCTTGCGATGGATTGGAAAATTAAAAGTGTGCCATATATTGCGGTTTTTGTAAACGGGATGAAAGCCCATGAATTTTATGCTTTCCATTCAATCGAAAATATTCACCGCCAGCTTGCTCCGTTTGTCAGGCATGCTGGGATCATAGATGAAGGATAA
- a CDS encoding glycosyltransferase — protein sequence MKKVGLVMRKIQFAEAQGPRVFAERLKEISKDFGVEIVFISPERHVSGYDWLPGYEHEKGDLVNYDIVLDKIYSQKIDHVIYTVSGFTYLKMFLKNSVLFPHSFPDPALTGYEMMKPFYQIVDKAVVSTEFLKQELNTKFGVTDVNVIPIGFDEILAEKHFDPNQVIENRVLWIGRDEENRRPDIVLEYARQNPDKEVFMVFGGERYKESMKKYHIPDNVKLRFALSQNEIFQLMNSAKVYWNSSKFDTFSMPLTEALAMGKIVVKPEHPCYNHISCSHTFSGNEKNWFELVNMAVGSSTKVSLENRQYALESFSSSVMKKGYRAFFDQWLK from the coding sequence ATGAAAAAAGTAGGCTTAGTCATGAGGAAAATTCAATTTGCTGAAGCACAAGGACCGCGTGTTTTTGCAGAGAGATTGAAAGAAATAAGTAAAGATTTTGGTGTTGAGATTGTTTTTATATCTCCTGAGCGACATGTTAGTGGTTATGACTGGCTCCCAGGGTATGAACATGAAAAAGGCGATCTTGTAAATTATGATATCGTGTTGGATAAAATTTATTCTCAAAAGATTGACCATGTCATCTATACAGTTTCTGGATTTACATATTTGAAAATGTTTCTTAAAAATAGTGTGTTATTCCCACATAGCTTCCCCGATCCAGCCTTGACAGGGTATGAGATGATGAAGCCATTCTATCAGATTGTCGATAAGGCTGTTGTTTCAACAGAATTTCTTAAACAAGAATTAAATACGAAGTTCGGTGTCACCGATGTAAATGTAATTCCTATTGGCTTCGATGAGATTTTAGCAGAAAAGCATTTTGATCCCAATCAAGTAATTGAAAATAGAGTTCTTTGGATTGGGAGAGATGAAGAAAATAGACGTCCTGATATTGTCTTAGAATATGCTAGGCAAAATCCTGATAAAGAAGTGTTTATGGTGTTTGGCGGTGAGCGGTACAAGGAAAGTATGAAAAAGTATCATATACCTGACAATGTGAAGCTAAGGTTTGCCTTATCTCAGAACGAAATCTTTCAGCTTATGAATTCTGCAAAAGTTTATTGGAATAGCTCTAAATTTGATACATTTTCAATGCCCCTAACAGAAGCACTGGCAATGGGGAAAATTGTTGTTAAGCCTGAACATCCTTGTTATAACCATATTAGTTGCAGTCATACATTTTCGGGTAATGAGAAAAATTGGTTCGAATTAGTAAATATGGCGGTAGGGTCCTCTACGAAGGTCTCCTTAGAGAACAGACAGTATGCACTTGAGAGTTTTTCAAGTTCAGTGATGAAGAAAGGATATAGAGCTTTCTTTGATCAATGGTTAAAGTAA
- a CDS encoding YisL family protein — MPYIALYHPHAYFWMLLVLLFFVSFFLYRANIAKGAKITHMVLRLLYVIMIGTGVGMLVMIGFPLTHIIKGVLAIALIYFMEMILVRTKKGTLKPHFWFYCLGALALVLLLGYRIISF, encoded by the coding sequence ATGCCGTATATTGCTTTATATCATCCACACGCGTATTTTTGGATGCTTTTGGTCCTATTGTTTTTTGTTTCGTTCTTCCTTTATCGAGCGAATATAGCAAAAGGTGCAAAAATCACTCATATGGTTTTAAGGCTTCTTTATGTAATTATGATTGGTACTGGAGTTGGAATGCTAGTTATGATCGGCTTCCCACTTACTCACATCATCAAGGGAGTTCTTGCCATAGCGTTAATTTACTTTATGGAAATGATTCTTGTTAGAACAAAAAAAGGTACATTAAAACCTCACTTCTGGTTTTACTGTCTAGGAGCACTTGCGTTAGTACTGTTACTTGGTTACCGGATCATTAGCTTCTAA
- a CDS encoding TldD/PmbA family protein — protein MDLLIFKESLFAKGEEFGFSDMELYYQSNGKFSTKVFKGEIDSYNLAVEGGVSFRGIFNGQMGYSYTEKIDEGAILFLLEEAKENVTIIDSEESEVIFGGSEQYEDINLYSKELASVSTEEKIDLLKQIEAECFALSDKVASVNYCLLESHDTEKLIANTKGLEKYEKGNVIYTYISVVVKDKEDIKTAGKLILTRDFSTIEPVTLAKEIVTEALSTLGATSIASKEYPVILKNTAAASMLQVFTQAFSADNVHKGKSRLANKLDTVIANPLVTIIDDPFLKEGFMSRSFDSEGVATQRLQIVENGVLKTYLHNLKTATKDNVQSTGHATKSSYKGTIMVAPSNMFIKPGELSYEDLLEREEEALIITDVQGLHSGANSISGDFSLAANGYLVKGGKIERPVNQITIAGNFFTMLEQVEAIASDLEFGFPMGGYVGSPSLKIKGLAVAGE, from the coding sequence ATGGATCTACTTATATTTAAAGAAAGTCTTTTTGCAAAAGGCGAAGAGTTCGGATTTTCAGATATGGAATTGTATTATCAAAGCAATGGAAAATTTAGTACAAAAGTGTTTAAAGGCGAAATTGATAGCTATAATCTTGCTGTTGAAGGTGGCGTTTCTTTTCGAGGCATATTTAATGGTCAAATGGGTTACAGCTATACCGAAAAAATTGATGAGGGTGCGATTCTTTTTTTACTAGAAGAAGCTAAAGAAAACGTAACTATCATTGATAGCGAAGAATCTGAGGTTATCTTTGGCGGTTCTGAACAATACGAAGACATAAACTTATATTCAAAAGAGCTAGCCTCTGTATCTACAGAAGAAAAAATAGATCTTTTAAAACAAATCGAAGCGGAATGCTTTGCGTTAAGTGATAAAGTGGCAAGTGTCAATTATTGTTTACTAGAGTCGCATGACACGGAGAAGCTGATAGCCAATACAAAAGGGCTAGAAAAGTATGAAAAAGGTAATGTGATTTACACATATATTTCTGTGGTTGTAAAAGACAAGGAAGACATAAAAACGGCTGGTAAGTTAATCTTAACCAGGGATTTTTCGACGATTGAGCCAGTTACCTTAGCAAAGGAGATCGTAACAGAGGCTCTTAGTACATTAGGTGCAACCTCGATAGCTAGTAAAGAATATCCAGTTATATTAAAAAACACTGCAGCAGCATCTATGCTACAGGTTTTTACACAAGCCTTTTCAGCTGACAACGTTCACAAAGGTAAATCTAGATTAGCAAATAAGCTTGATACAGTTATAGCTAATCCACTTGTGACTATTATCGATGATCCATTTTTGAAAGAGGGTTTTATGAGTCGTTCTTTCGATAGTGAAGGTGTTGCCACTCAACGCTTACAGATTGTTGAAAATGGTGTCCTAAAGACGTACCTTCATAACTTGAAAACAGCAACAAAAGATAACGTTCAGTCTACTGGTCATGCCACAAAGTCTTCTTATAAAGGGACAATCATGGTTGCCCCGTCCAATATGTTTATTAAGCCAGGTGAGCTAAGCTACGAAGATTTACTTGAACGAGAAGAGGAAGCGCTTATTATTACAGATGTTCAAGGGCTCCACTCAGGTGCTAACTCTATTTCAGGGGATTTTTCTCTAGCTGCTAACGGTTATTTAGTTAAAGGTGGGAAAATTGAACGGCCTGTAAACCAAATTACGATCGCGGGTAATTTCTTTACAATGCTTGAACAAGTGGAGGCAATTGCAAGTGATTTAGAATTTGGTTTTCCGATGGGTGGTTATGTCGGTTCTCCTTCACTAAAAATTAAAGGGTTAGCTGTAGCAGGCGAATAA
- a CDS encoding TIGR01777 family oxidoreductase, whose protein sequence is MSKKVVLAGGSGFLGASLADYLDAKGYEVVILTRGSAKVNGNITYLQWDGESLGEWAQEIDGSYAVVNFTGKSVNCIYTKKNREEIISSRIQSVKVLIEAIEQSQQPPQAFVQAGSLAIFGDTQDLCDEKSPIGTGFSVDVCKLWEEEFFKDDLHTTRQVLLRIGFALGKDGGALEPLKKLVSLNLGGTVGSGKQYISWLHIDDLNQMFLTAIENESYSGIYNATGPTPVTNKEFMSTLRKVMGKGWTPPAPSPFVWLGAYLFLQTEPSLALTGRNCIPKKLEESGFNFQYTNLEIALKDLV, encoded by the coding sequence ATGAGTAAAAAAGTGGTGTTAGCCGGCGGTTCAGGGTTTTTAGGTGCCTCTCTTGCTGATTACTTAGATGCAAAAGGTTATGAAGTCGTTATTTTAACTAGAGGTTCAGCAAAAGTTAACGGCAATATTACGTATCTACAATGGGACGGGGAAAGTTTAGGTGAATGGGCTCAAGAGATTGATGGTAGCTATGCTGTAGTGAATTTTACTGGGAAAAGCGTAAACTGCATCTATACCAAGAAAAATAGAGAAGAAATTATCTCTTCAAGAATTCAGTCAGTAAAAGTATTGATAGAAGCGATTGAACAAAGTCAACAGCCTCCTCAGGCGTTTGTTCAGGCAGGCTCATTGGCGATATTTGGCGACACTCAGGACCTGTGTGATGAAAAATCTCCAATTGGAACCGGGTTCTCAGTAGATGTCTGTAAGCTTTGGGAAGAGGAGTTCTTTAAAGATGATTTACATACTACACGCCAAGTACTCCTTCGAATTGGGTTTGCCTTAGGCAAAGATGGTGGTGCACTTGAACCGTTGAAAAAACTAGTTTCATTGAATTTAGGTGGAACTGTAGGTTCAGGAAAACAATATATTAGTTGGCTTCATATCGATGATTTAAATCAAATGTTTCTAACTGCGATAGAAAATGAGAGTTATTCAGGCATATATAATGCGACGGGTCCAACGCCTGTAACAAATAAGGAATTTATGAGTACATTACGTAAAGTCATGGGCAAAGGCTGGACACCTCCAGCACCGTCACCTTTTGTTTGGTTAGGAGCCTATTTATTTTTACAAACGGAACCTAGTTTAGCATTAACAGGGAGAAACTGTATTCCAAAGAAATTAGAAGAAAGCGGTTTTAACTTTCAATACACGAACTTAGAGATAGCGTTAAAAGATTTAGTTTAG
- a CDS encoding siderophore ABC transporter substrate-binding protein, whose amino-acid sequence MKKIFFTLVAFLLVITIAACGTKDATSGTTTVEPTEPVTESTVEVEAQEEVETEVTVKHQLGETVVPKNPEKVVVFDFGVLDSLDKIGVEVFGLPQANIPPYLSKFADAKYVNTGSLKEPDFEAIANEGANLIIISGRQQELYPEFSKLAPTVYMAVDNANYMESFKNNMTILGQIFDREDVIEAELAQIDASIAELNQKASSVENVLIVLANEGNISAYGPGSRFGILHGLFGFTPVDDTIEVSTHGMNISYEYLLEKDPEYLFVVDRGAVVAGGESAAKQTIENELTEKTRAYQDGKIVYLDPNYWYLSGGGLVSVSEMIREISEGVK is encoded by the coding sequence ATGAAAAAAATATTTTTTACATTAGTTGCTTTTCTTTTAGTAATTACGATAGCTGCTTGCGGTACTAAAGATGCAACATCTGGAACGACTACAGTAGAGCCTACTGAACCTGTAACAGAATCAACAGTTGAAGTTGAAGCACAAGAAGAAGTAGAAACAGAAGTTACTGTAAAACACCAATTAGGTGAAACTGTTGTACCAAAAAATCCTGAAAAAGTAGTTGTGTTTGACTTTGGTGTACTCGATTCGTTAGACAAAATCGGTGTTGAGGTTTTTGGTTTACCACAAGCGAACATCCCACCATACTTATCTAAATTTGCTGATGCAAAATACGTAAACACTGGAAGCTTGAAAGAACCTGATTTTGAAGCAATTGCTAATGAAGGTGCTAATTTAATCATCATCTCTGGTAGACAACAAGAGTTATATCCTGAGTTTTCAAAACTTGCTCCAACAGTGTACATGGCAGTAGATAACGCAAATTATATGGAATCGTTTAAAAACAATATGACAATCTTAGGTCAAATTTTTGATAGAGAAGATGTCATTGAAGCAGAGTTAGCTCAAATTGATGCTTCAATTGCTGAACTAAATCAAAAAGCTAGTTCGGTTGAAAATGTACTAATCGTTTTAGCTAATGAAGGTAACATTAGTGCTTATGGTCCTGGTTCAAGATTTGGTATCCTTCATGGTTTATTTGGATTTACTCCAGTGGATGATACGATTGAAGTTTCTACACACGGTATGAATATTTCTTATGAATATCTACTTGAAAAAGATCCTGAGTATTTATTTGTTGTAGATCGTGGGGCAGTAGTGGCGGGTGGCGAGTCAGCTGCTAAGCAAACGATTGAGAATGAGTTAACCGAAAAAACTAGAGCTTATCAAGATGGAAAGATTGTTTATTTAGATCCTAACTATTGGTACCTATCTGGTGGTGGTCTAGTTTCAGTAAGTGAAATGATCAGAGAAATTTCTGAAGGTGTAAAATAA
- a CDS encoding ankyrin repeat domain-containing protein: MNGFINSLFQAAKLNNVSEIKKLLELQPSLVNTENNDGLTPLGFAAHYGNREAVQLLIDRGAEINAVSHSKIAYIPSNTALHAAIAGERKIEVIKLLLDNGAQTTIFDSNGHTCLHSAAYHDNNLELINLLLDYEAKPDLIVQGGKTPFELAVEKGNTLVAERLQNVVRN, encoded by the coding sequence ATGAATGGATTCATTAATTCTCTTTTTCAAGCTGCAAAACTAAATAATGTTTCAGAAATAAAAAAGCTGTTAGAGTTACAACCATCTTTAGTGAACACCGAAAATAATGATGGTTTAACGCCATTAGGCTTTGCGGCTCACTATGGCAACAGAGAGGCAGTTCAATTACTCATCGACCGCGGTGCTGAGATAAATGCCGTTTCGCATTCAAAGATCGCCTATATTCCTTCGAATACAGCCTTACATGCTGCGATTGCTGGAGAACGAAAGATTGAAGTTATTAAACTATTACTGGATAACGGAGCGCAAACAACCATCTTTGATAGTAACGGTCACACTTGCTTACACAGCGCTGCTTATCATGATAACAACCTTGAACTTATCAATTTATTATTAGATTACGAGGCAAAACCTGATCTAATCGTTCAGGGTGGCAAAACTCCTTTTGAACTTGCTGTTGAAAAAGGAAACACTCTTGTGGCAGAGCGTTTACAGAATGTAGTCAGGAATTAG